The sequence below is a genomic window from Corvus cornix cornix isolate S_Up_H32 chromosome 1, ASM73873v5, whole genome shotgun sequence.
ggtgaccagtgacaggatctgagggaatggcctgaagttgtgtcaggggaagtttaggttggatatcagaaaaagCTTCTTCACACAGaaggtggttgggcactggaacaagttcccaaggaagtggtcacagcaccaagccggacagagttcaagaagagtttggacGACACTCTCAGGAAtatggtgtgactcttggggtggtcgtgtgcagggcctggagctggATTCAATTATCCTAGTGCCTCCCTTCCAACTCcggatattctgtgattctgtgacttaaaataatgaaattccACGTGTCCCTTGCCTTAGAAACGACGCCGCAGAAGGGCGGTGGCGGCAGCgcccgggggctgcgggccCGTCAGCCCGGTTCGGACCCCGCTCCCACTCACCTGTCGGCTCccgccctcctcctcctcctcctcctcgtccgAGCGGCCTCCTCCCCGCCGGGCCGCTGCCCGCTCCCAGTCGCCTCTTCGCAGCCCTGGATCGGGAGGGGAAGCGGCGATCAGCCCGGGCCCGGCCCACACCCCCCGGCCCGCCGAACCGCCCCGCTCACCTCTTTCTCCCGTGACTGGAGAGCTTCTTCTTGCCGGTCTCCGGCTCTGCGGGAAGACACGCGGCGGTCAGACGGCCCCGGACGccgcggggcggccgcgggccgGTCCAGGCCGCACTTACCTGGCGGCAGGAAGCGGGCCAGCTCCACCTCGGCCCCGCGCTGCTTGCGGGCCTTGCGCCCGGGGCCGCGCTTCTCCTTCCTGGTGGGGTCGAGCTTCCGCCCCATGGCCGCGCCGCGGGAGCCCCGCGCTCCCCCGCCACACGTGcgcgctccccgccgccccggcgCACGCGCCGCCGCTCTCCATCGCTGATTGGCCCCGCCCGCAACGTCAGCGGCGCGCGCCGCCCACCCCGGGACGCgcagggcccggccccgccgcgggaACGGCGGCAGCGCCTCCGCGGGGCCTGCGGGACCGGAACGGGCCGCGCCTGCCCCTGCAGCGGGCTCCTGCCGCGGGCTCCTGCCGCGGGCACACACAGTAGTGAAAGGCAGGGTGCAGAGgcaagggggaaaagagaaattacagaaTCCGAGACTGTTAAGGTGGGGGGAAAAGAGGGCCTAAAGATCATCTTGCACAACACCGGTGCGAGGGGTACGGACAGCACTCCTGAGACCAGGTTCCTCAAGGCTTTATCgagcctggccttggacactgctAGGGCTGGGGCATCTACTACCCTTCTCAGAGGTGTAGGATACCCCAAAACCTGCTCTGATACAGCAAAAAGACATGACTACCTCTTCTTCTTTCAATGTTGAAACCACATACTTACCCCCAGTACACTCATGATAATAGagacaacaaaataaaatacaaggaaactttatttttcagttttatcaacgttttgctctgttttttgttggtttttcattgttgtttgcttttgtcttcAAGCTGCTTATTAGTTGACAAGTCCGGTCAGTTTCTGTATTAAAAAGGATTTTGATGGAGGTAGCTTTGTCTCTGTCCTGGCTTTTGCTTGGTCTTGCCTGCGCACTTGTCTCAGTAAACaaactcaaaataaaattaagaacGAAAACTGGAATTCCAGGCGGAGGCAATGAGCAATGCAGCCAGGTTCTCCATGTAACAGACATGGCGCTGGGGCCTCCAGTCACTATATACAGAGTCCATCATACATCCATCCCCCTCTCTCCTAAACACACTCCTTGCTCCAACgggctggctgcagaggaaggagtttcttctcctcccagagacctgagcagcagcttccaTGGAGGGAAACAGCACCCAGTCAGGAATGTCAGGCAGAGGGGTAGAGTGTGaaggggtggggtgggggggtcACTTCAGCTTGGCCGAAAGGTCAACAGCACTGGGCCAGGGACTCACTGCTGCTGGGCCACCTGTAGGGCGAGAGAGGAGGACCTGAGACTCACGGGCTGGTCACCAGAGCCCAGCTTGGCCCACggagcccccctccccccatAACTCCCTTACTGACCAGAGCGGGTACGTACTTGttggggagggggcggcggcgggggctcACTGCTGCGGTTGGCCAGGCGGCTGAGGATGTTGCGCTCCGACATCTGGAGGCGCACTGCCACGGGTGGGATGCGGGCAATCGTGGCAGGCAGACGAGTCACATCTGCCTTCATGTCACTCAaaagctcctccagctgcttcagAACTACAAGAGAAAGGGACATCTGTTCCGAGGGGAAAGGGACACCCCAGAGGGGACAGCAATGCTGAACGCCTATGCCACCTTTGTTTAGCACACCGCCTTACCTTTGTGCAGCACAGCATTGGCTGGTTTATTCCCAGCCATTGACTCCTTGGATAGGTGCTGGTGGCTCTCAGCCAGGCATTCCACCTCTGCAAAACGTGTGTTCAGAGCCATGGACGGGTGAGAGGGGTCTTCGGACATGTTCAGATAGGCAGCTCGTCGCAGCTGCTCCTCAATCACCAGCGcttgctccaggagctgcaagGTGGAGCAGGAATGAGTctttcagcagctgcctgagaGGGAGCTTCGTTTGCACCCCGTCTCTCCTAATCCAATTCCCCACCATCTCATAAGGGGAGATGATTGTGTAGCTGAAAGTCCTTTCACCAGCCTGTCTTACTGAGTAGCCAAAATAACAAGGGCTTCATGAAGCAAAGTCAGACACAAGAAATTCAGGCTACATCGGGTTTAACAGACTACTACAGCTCCTCTAGTATTTTCATTCCTCTGCTGATTCTTTATGAGGCAAATGGGATGGAGGTTGCTCTTTGAACCCAAGTGAGAAGTATTCCATCCTATTTACACAGGGTCTGAAATCTTATAAGCATTTGGAGAAATCAACTGGAGTCCTGGCAGTGCAGAACTGATCATTCAGTCTATAGTCAATTAATGTTTTGCCCCAAGACTGAGACCTACATAGCCTTTACTTGAATTGATCTTAAATCACTCCCACAACTAAGCTATGTTCACTCCTAAAGAGGATGAAGTAGAGACTGCAGGCAGCCCTTTCAGCAACCCATTGAGTTCTGTTCAGGCACATGGAATGGGCCGTAGCAGACCAAGCAGAAGCTGTGACAAAAACAGCCACTTGAACCTTAAGCCTCCTGCATACCAGTTGTTCAATAAACATTTGGATAGAGAGCACTGAACCAAGCTCCCCAATACCATTTCCAGAAAAAAGGGAGCTCCTATCATGCAGCAAACTGCATGATCCTGAGATATATTGCCTTTTTTATTACCTTGAAAAGGCACTGCATAAACCTTTCACTTTCTTGGTGGAAACTCAGAACTGCAAGAACTTGTTCTTAGAGATCGAGGCAGTTACCACACTAAAGAGAAACCCTTACCTTAAATCTCCTTGCCAAGAActtattctttatttccagGAAGTTACCCCTGTTCATCTCACCCTTGAAGGGTTCATTGAGGATGGCGTAACGTGGATCATTCTGAATATCCTGCCAACGGGCATAGCCATGACTGAGATGGGATGAGCTCAGGCAAACAAAGGCAGTGAAAACAAGGGAATACACAGCCCAGGCAGTACTGTTCTCCAGAGGGGGTGGGGAAAGGGGATACAGAGAAGGGACAAACAGGAGCCAAGGAAGAGGAATGAGAACTATGTCCTGCTAGGTCTTAACTATGCTGCAGGAAGCTTCCCCCTCCCACCCATCACTTTCACTCTTGTGAAGAGGATAGAACACTCTCTCATTTAACCTACTCCAGTCAGACTCAGAACGGCCCTTCACCGTGACAAATTATGTACAAGGTGGGAGAATGTGTCTGTCATGGCAAGGATACTTAATAATCCCAGCAAGGAGCCAGTAGTCATGACGCCGATGCCAGATCTCATAGGTCTTCTTGGTGACAGTTGCAGCCCGCTCTTCATTCTGCCAGAGGGAGTGTAGTTCTGGAAAGGCAAGAGACACCAGAATGGTTGGAAGTTACTTCATAAACATAAGCAGGAGCTTAAAAACGAATTCAAACAGATAAAGATCTCATACCAGTGAAGCCACCATCTGCTATGTTGAACATGAAGCGCTGCTTTATTGCCTTCTTGTGCCTTTCATCTACTGATTCCTTCAGCATCTCTCCGTTCTGCAGCATCACCACGTCTCTCTTATCATCGTCCTTTTTCTCATCTGTACACACAGGAAATTATTAGAACAAACATGGCAGATACCACAACAAGTTGGACCCACAAGGAATCCTTGCAGAAGAAAGGttaaggaagagaagggaggtATCATGCCTCACCTTTCTCATCCAGAGTGATTATAGGAGGGTCAGGGGGATTCTCAATAGCTGCTCTGTCTTCCACTTTCTCCACAtcagctgcaggagagaaggGGAACATGAGATGTACAGGAACATATCAAGTTCACAGTTTTGTTCTTCAACCAGTAAAACCCAGTACTATTCTGTAAGTCCCCAATGATTTTCTACATTCAAGCCTGTTTCTTTAGGATTAACTGCTTTGTACCTTTGCTTTCTACTTCCATTGGTTCATCTGgtctttccttcccttctgtttcctctacttttttttcatcGGCTTCTGTGGAGTTCACTGGGGATTTTGCTTCCTGGGGTGGTGTCTCCACAGGCTGAGCACACTGCTGAGGACAGGGATCAGTGAGACACAAAGTATAGAAACAGAACACAGTCAGAGTCTTGGAAAGCAACGACACACAAAACTGTGAGGCCACTTCTGAGGACCAGTTATCTTCAAGTATCACTCTAAAAACTCATTTCTGCCTCAGCTGGGAGATGAAGAGGGGGCAGAAGTAGAGAAATTACAAGgcaaaaaagccaaaactcACCTCCATAGGGACCtctgtttcagcagcagaggcacCGAGCTCCTTCTCTGGTTCAGATGGCTCTCCTTGCTCCTTAGCACTAGCTCCTTCTTCTACTTTTACTCCTTCTTCTGTGTATTCCCCACGGCACAGCAGACAAAAGAGAAGCCATCAGTAAGATCTTTCCTGCTAGCAAGCACACTTCTCCTTTGCTCCCAGAGATCAGGCCCATCAAAATGGAACTAACATGAcccccccttttccctgcccacTACAAATGCTGGGCTTCTCACTGATGTCAGCTCATCCCAGGAAAGCTAGTGTCCTCTCTTGCCTTTAAGGGCTTGCACATGTCTTTGGCAGCCCTCCTAACATGAGAGTAAGCTGATCTGCGTCCACCCCCAGACCCCACCACCACAGTTCCGGTGAGGGGAACAGTCAGGGTAAGGTCAGGACGCAGGGTTGTACAAGAGGGGAGCCCTCACCAGGTGGAGGAACAGGGGCAGGTGTATTTGGCTGTGTATCCCCTGGTGTCGAAGGAGTTGGAGTTTTGGGGGAGGGTGAGCTGGGCTGTGAAAGTTTCTTGTTCTCCTCTATCTCTGCCAGTTCTGGCATACTCCAGCGGCCATTCACATGCTCAAATTCCTGCACCTGCacaagagggagagaaagactATCACTGGAGGGGTCATACAAAGCTCATTCTTACAGCTGTAGAGGCAGACCACCGAGCACACAACGAAAGTCGGTGTGAAAGGTGAGGTAACTCCCTAACTCAAGACCCCAGTGACTACAGTTGTATGGACAGCAAAGGGCACATTGCTCTGCTAAGCACTGACCTTTTTGCGTATGAGTGACATGACCCCAATGCGAGTAAGGACGTGCTGTCGAGAAAGACCTTCCCGTGGGACCCCATCTGCAAAGGTCTCTGCACCATCAGCTCCAGGCTCACATAAATGGCGCATGAACAACGAGACATAGGCCCTGCAGCAATTGAAAGACAAGCAATTAGCCCGTAAGTTGTGTTATCTGGAGACATGCATTGTCAGACCCCTTCCAGCACGTAAGGGAAATTACCCATAAGAGACTCTTAACCCATAGTTACAAATTCTGGGGCTCCAGGCTTCTTCAAGAATTTCCTGACAGAATCACTACATACATAGAGGATACACAGCTAACTCAAGAGTCTTGAGCCAGAAACAATCATAAACCCAAGAAAGACTCTGGGAGAGTATTCATTATATGCTTGTAGAGCCATGCTACTCCTctaaaagcatttgcttttggTGACTTAAGAGTCAGGTCCAAGTAAGAGAGTTAGGAACAATCCCAGCTTATACTTCATTCTCCCACAGAGAACCAACCAATACATTAAGGAAATGTAGTCTCTAAGACCCAACTCTCATTCTTCCCCAAAAGGACTAGTTGCTTCCATTGCTGCCTAACGCAGACTCACTTGAACTCTTTCTCTGACTTGCCACGGAGGTCCCGAACAAGCCACTGAGTGGTGAAGGCATCCTGAGGTGGCATTCCATAGCGCATGATAGCATTGAGGAAGGCTTTCCGCTGGCGAGCGTTGAAACCCAACACCTAGAATAAAGGAGCAGACACACAGATATGGCAAGAGCAATATAGGAGCAGCTGGGATGCAAATGTCTTCCCTGGTACAGCCTACCTCAATGTTCCCTCCCACACGGGCCAGTAAGGGAGGCAGAGGCTTATCCTTATCATTTCTCAGGCCCTTGCGGCTAGGCCGGCGAgctgctgaaaagagaaatgcagctAAGTAAAGACACAATGCACAGCATATTGCTGTGTGAATATTGCCCCAGCAGGAGAGCGCCACAAAACGTGCAAATTGCCCAAATCAAGTCCCAACTGTTTCCACACTCAAAGCAACCCAGAAACTCTGGCTCCAGCAGAACTTACCTTCAGACCTCTCATCAAAGTCCTCATCTCCTTCCTCAGAAGCAACTGAATAGTCTGACTGATTATCTGACTGGTCATCCTGCcagtctgaaagaaaaacagcacgTGAGCCTGAGACGCTACTCCGTTACTTCCCAGCAACATATACTTACACCCATTTTTCCCTCAGGGTCCTGTGGATTTGTACCTCTATCCTCCTGTGAGCCATCATTGTAGTTAACTTGCTTGCGAATACGTTTGCCCTTGCCCAGATTCCTGGCCAGATCCTCCTGTTGTTGCTCATAATGGTGACGGAGCAGTTTCTCCCAGTAATCAGGATCGACTGACTCCTCCTGCTTAATAATTTCCCGCTcaacctcctcttcctcctgccagaGACGTAACAAATTTAGGGCCCTCTGCTTTAAGTCCCAGCAGATATATCCCTGTGCCTGCTTGGTCCTAAAAGCTTCAGAGCTCAATTAACTTAGTTGATCCTCCATCACTCAGAAGAACATATTAACTGACATCCACCTCATACTCACCCCCATCTCCTCCTCACGAACCACATACTGGGCCACCTTGAAGGAGCTGAGATATTCATTCATGCCCTGAAGTTCTGTATCTTCTGTTTCATCCTGGTTCCGATCCAATAGACGCTCAATTGCTTTGTCATCATAGTGGATAACACTACTGTCCTCACCTTCTTTGTTATCCCCTGAAGGAAGAGTACAGGCACCGTTGCTGTATGAATCTCAGTGGACTAAGAAAGGGAATGCCACCCTAGACCCTCTTTGTAGAGCTATAATCAGCACTGTGCCTACAGTCTCTCACTAAATAAGGAGCCAGATCTCCCCACCCCCTTTGGTTCTACTCCCAGGCACTCACCCCCCTCAGTAGCCTCATCCTTGAAGAGCTCTTCAGTGCCAAATTTGAGAATGTCATCAAGTTCCTGTTTGGACATGGAGCCTGTCTTGGAGCCCAACCCCGGTCTCACTACCAGATGAGTTAGCATCATCTTCTTCTTGGCCACCTGAGTGATACGCTCCTCCACTGAGGCCCTTGTCACAAAGCGGTATATCATCACTTTCTTGTTCTGTCCAATTCTGTGTGCACGGCTGAAGGCCTAGAAAAGAGATGTGCTCAAAACAATCTAGAGCTACACAAGCAGTAGTCTGATATACCCCACCTACCTCCACAAGCTTCCCACTAGCCTTCATGTTGGCTCCTGGCATTAGTGAAGACTGTGCCCTGGAAGATCCCTCGACTATTTCACTTCCCATCTCTACCCATCCTCACTGCTCTAATTTTGCATATTTCTAGAGGGCAAGTCTCACATTCCTTCACTCCTTATGACcattttatttcccctcttcCTCAGGATTACTCCACAGTGAGTGACCTCATTCAGACTCACCTGGATATCATTGTGGGGGTTCCAGTCTGAATCGTAGATAATCACAGTATCTGCGGTGGCCAAGTTAATACCAAGACCCCCAGCTCGAGttgaaagcagaaagcagaactgctgagctccaggagCTAAGataaaaaagacaacaaaagtAATCAAGGGAGAGTGCAATACTCCAAGAAGGATTTGTAACTGATCCACATCACCTGATAGGGAATTGCTACTAATTTAAGATCACAGGAAAACAGTGGAAGACTTGGGGCACAACAATCCCATGATGAGCATTAAGCACATACAAGacaagttttcattttacagaaaagacAGGAGACTATATACCATTGAACCGATCAATAGCCTCCTGACGCATGTTCCCTGTGATTCCTCCATCAATGCGCTCATATTTGTACCCTTCATGTTCCAAAAAATCTTCTAGAAGGTCCAACATTTTAGTCATCTGCGTATcagaaaaacaccaccacagaGGAGTGAGGGACAAGTGGATACCAGATCAACAGacttctttctcagaaaaagtATTCCCAGCCTAAAGGCTTTTCTCCATGTACCTGAGAGAATATGAGCACTCTGTGACCTCCTTCCTTCAGGTTCTTTAACATCTTCTGGAGCAGCAACAGCTTTCCAGAGGCTCGAATAAGTGCGCTACCATCATACATGCCATTTGGCATTTTTGGAGCTtcctaagaagaaaaagagaaagagggaatAAGGGGCAAGGATCAAAAAACAGCTTGAAGGGATGTAACTTGGTCTTAGTCCCCAGCTGATGCTGGCTCACACCTGGTCACTTAGCTTGGCACAACCACAGGGTACAGCATACACTACCTGTATGAAACATCAGTGCTACCCTGTGCCTCTTCTCTTGCAATTTGACTCCTACACAACCTCCTCTTTTCTTACTTACTCCCTACTCTTACAGTCTTCACCACCTCACACGAGTAAAAAGATACCTCCTACCTGTCATATAAATGTGCTGGAAAAGGAATGGCCTTCCAGCATGTTGGGTTTAAATAAAGACAGGATGAAAAAAACACATACaagcaaaaagagagaaatgggaaCCCCTCCATGCCTCACCTAGGGAGCTAACTGGCTCCCTGATAACAACCAGCAGGGAACATTTGCTTATACAGAAAACGTGACTGGACATACCATAGCAGCCACAGGGAAGAGGTAGGGGTGGTTACAGCACTTCTTCAGATCCATGACAACATTGAGCAATGAGACTTGGTTACCACCACCCCGTGCATTCAGTGCCTCGAAGTTTCTTgtcaaaatgtatttataatatttcctgaaaacaaagaagaaaatagaacaACTCAGGCAGAGTTCTCATGAGAATGACTAACCTACTCTTCTCTTGCTAAACTCTGCACTGCTCCTGGCATTACCTGCCAGCTACCTAGGCTCTGCCACTGGCACTCACTATCTCTTTATCCCTTACACCAGAGCACAGAATTAGTCCTTCCTCTGCTCTAGTGGCAGCCCACTGTGCAGAAAACCCTGCAGAGTAAGGATAAGGCTGTTTGAAAGCGCAGAGCAGAGAAACACTAGCTCAACAGCAGATGCTCTCTTCATCCCCACACTCACTTCTGCATGGGACTCAGCTCCACTCTGACAATGAGTTCAGTCTTAGATGGCATATTCTTGAAAACATCAGCCTTGAGACGCCTCAGCATATGTGGGCCCAGCATGTCGTGGAGCTTCTTGATCTGATCTTCCTTGGCAATATCCGCAAACTCTTCTAGGAAGCCCTCCAAGTTACTGGGGGGAAACAGACACTCAGCAAACgccacaaaggaaaaagagcaaaagagcAAGTGAGGGGATAGGAATGACAAGACAGGCAGGCTGACTTGCACTGCAAGACATACTGGAATCTCTCGGGCGTCAGGAAGTTCAGCAGGTGGAACAGTTCTTCCAGGTTGTTCTGCAGCGGAGTTCCTGTAAGCAGCAGCTTGTGCTGGAGGGAGTAACCATTCAGCACACGGAAGAACTGgaaaggagagagcagggaagaaagtgggaaaataaaccaaaacatgCACACAAATACAACAAAGGCTTATTAAGTCATAggcttacaaaaaaaaaaaaaaattctagaaagTTGACACCAATCTAGGGTTCAATTTAGATCACATCAGCTGTTTGGACAAGAGTTCCAAGTAGCTCACATTCCAGTCAGGGTTATTAGACTGATCTTATTTGGATCATTGCTCTGCATACCTAAAACACGACTACAACAAATCCTCCGAACCATCAGGTGCTAGTAGGTTTCCTTTGCTCTTACAAGTTACAAACTCTTTCAGACCACCAATCATTTCTAGGCTGCTGTACtatgtattttttcttgctaaATTAGTGTTCCACATTCCTACAACTACTCTGCCTTGAGAATTCTAGAAATAACCAAGTCACTCTTCCTATTCATATCActcctggcagtgttccagaGCTCTGAacaagcagaggagaaaaagggttTGCCAATGTGTCTTGAAGGTAATTTGCGCTGGTTTTCACAACAATGAAGTAATTCCAGACAGATGTAGTGAGCAGTTAAAGTACTGCACTGAAAAGCACAAGTGTACCATGTTCACCTGCACAAATTGACAGTAAAGCAGTAATTTCTTTATGAGCTTGGCCATTTCTCTGCTTATCTTACACTTAGCATGATACAAGGTCAAACTTAATGAAAGCAGCTGTACTACATGGCAAACAAGAACCAAATTGcttatgttttggtttttgcaCCAGAAGAGTACTTCTAGTGGCCTCCacagggatttatttttctatgtagCTATAGTtaaaaatgttctcattttgGAATCAAATGTGGAAGTTACTAATTATATCTGCAAAACTTTAGGAGATAACCCCAATTTGTCAAGAAGCATCTGACCTATCTATCTTGCAGCCAAATACCGATAAGCTGTTCTTATAGGTCAGGAAACTGCTGTAGAAGAAGAGATTTAATGGTTCTGCATAGTGTCAGAGAGTAACCTTGAGCCTTTACATCCTCTTTCAATTAATGAATATTAATAGTAAGCATTCATTCCTACTTCCAATGGTTTCAATGCTAAGCATAGAATGGCATCCAGTCTTAGTGCCTACAATAAAATAAGATCTAGAAACTGAACTGCAAGCACAGCTGTGATGTCTCAGGAAGATGCCTCATGCCAAGATCCAAAACACTAAAGccatttaaacaaaacaaacaaagaaatcaaGCAGCAATTTTGTCTTACAGTCTCCAAAAACCTCTAAAACCAGCCTTCCAATAATAATTGTTTTTGGTGTACTGAGCACTAGAACCCAGCTGAAGACAGACAAATCAATACCAGAATTAAGGCACAAGGCGTAGGGAGGGGTTGGATTAAGAAAGTACAGTCAAGTCTACCCAATTCAAACAAGCTTAGTTAAGGTGCAGCCTCATCTAAAGCAGCTATATAGCTTTCAGCACCTACCCAGGCATTTTTAAACACCTCTGCCCACCCTCAATTTCTGTAACACCTAATTAGTACTGCTAAAAAGCCAGATGAATGCAGAGAGCAAGCTGACTCTGGAAGCAGGGTAATTCTGCTCATGGAGCATGCTTTATGCTCAGCATGGTAAACCTTTTCAGAATAGAGGTGGTGAAGATATGTGATCTGCTTTCAGAGAAGTCATTTTGTATTTGAGAGCAACAACCACATCCTGGTTTTTCAGTCTATACCAATAGCCCATTCACCTGGAAAGAAAGCTGTTCTAACCAGTGATCTGTGTAAGTAAAGTTGTTGCCAATGATGATCAATCTCCAAATGCAGgctgttcatttttctttttagtaacACATCAAATTTACTACTGAACAAATGACTAAGAGCTGTCTCTCTCCCCTGCAACATATGCCATGCCTATGAACCACCTATGCTTCTCTGTACCTTAGACTGATTGTTCTTCAGTCTGTGAGCTTCATCCACAATGAGACAGGCCCAGTCAATAGAGCCTAGTATGGCCATATCAATTGTGATCAATTCATAGGAGGTGAGAAGCACGTGGAACTTGACGGCAGCCTCcttctgcaaaggaaaaggatgaATGTGTAAGGGGATAGAGCATGCAGTGCTTCTCCATCAAGTTATCCTGGTGAGCCCTGGTCAACAGCACATCAAAAACTTTTCACACCCCCAGTCTCCTGTCACAAGATTCAAAATGCTGCCCAAAACATTTTAGCCTTTTAATTCCCTATTACTCTCAACACATAAGTCTCCTCAACCCCCTCAGTTCCTGCTACTTTTGGATAGTTGTCAAATACTCTAACAGAGATATTTAACAAATAAGCAGTGAGTAGAGGTATGTTAGGGAATTGAAATTTGGAGAAGAGTGACTCAAACAAAAAGCTAAGACTTCAAAAGATAAATAGTTTACCATGGAACTTTAAGTTACTATTATTACTTAAGGCTGTTCCAtttcaaaggaaggaaatgagtCTGTCTGCCTCTGCCACTGAAAATGCTTTAGCTTCCATC
It includes:
- the CHD4 gene encoding chromodomain-helicase-DNA-binding protein 4 isoform X5, which translates into the protein MASGIGSPSPCSGGSDDDEMEILLNNAIPQHPEHEEEPEEELLSEADTPKIKKKKKPKKLKEPKVPKLSKRQKKELGDSSGEGNEFVEEEEEVLRSDSEGSDYTPGKKKKKKLGPKKEKKNKAKRKEEEEEEEEDDDSKEPKSSAQLLEDWGMEDIDHIFTEEDYRTLTNYKAFSQFVRPLIAAKNPKIAVSKMMMVLGAKWREFSTNNPFKGSSGASVAAAAAAAVAVVESMVTNVDTVLPQPPVDVPLRKAKTKEGKGPNARRKPKASPRIPDIKKPKTKKVAPLKIKLGGFGSKRKRSSSEDDDLDVESDFDDASINSYSVSDGSTSRSSRSRKKLKAGKKKKKGEEDSTVAVDGYETDHQDYCEVCQQGGEIILCDTCPRAYHMVCLDPDMEKAPEGKWSCPHCEKEGIQWEAKEDNSEGEEILEDVVGDAEEEDDHHMEFCRVCKDGGELLCCDACPSSYHIHCLNPPLPEIPNGEWLCPRCTCPALKGKVQKILIWKWGQPPVGPAPPRPPDADPNAPPPKPLEGRPERQFFVKWQGMSYWHCSWVSELQLELHCQVMFRNYQRKNDMDEPPSGDFGGEEEKSRKRKNKDPKYAEMEERFYRYGIKPEWMMIHRILNHSVDKKGNVHYLIKWRDLPYDQASWESEDVDIQDYDLYKQAYWNHRELMRGEEGRPGKKLKKVKMRKLERPPETPTVDPTVKYDRQPEYLDVTGGTLHPYQLEGLNWLRFSWAQGTDTILADEMGLGKTVQTAVFLYSLYKEGHSKGPFLVSAPLSTIINWEREFEMWAPDMYVVTYVGDKDSRAIIRENEFTFEDNAIRGGKKASRMKKEAAVKFHVLLTSYELITIDMAILGSIDWACLIVDEAHRLKNNQSKFFRVLNGYSLQHKLLLTGTPLQNNLEELFHLLNFLTPERFHNLEGFLEEFADIAKEDQIKKLHDMLGPHMLRRLKADVFKNMPSKTELIVRVELSPMQKKYYKYILTRNFEALNARGGGNQVSLLNVVMDLKKCCNHPYLFPVAAMEAPKMPNGMYDGSALIRASGKLLLLQKMLKNLKEGGHRVLIFSQMTKMLDLLEDFLEHEGYKYERIDGGITGNMRQEAIDRFNAPGAQQFCFLLSTRAGGLGINLATADTVIIYDSDWNPHNDIQAFSRAHRIGQNKKVMIYRFVTRASVEERITQVAKKKMMLTHLVVRPGLGSKTGSMSKQELDDILKFGTEELFKDEATEGGDNKEGEDSSVIHYDDKAIERLLDRNQDETEDTELQGMNEYLSSFKVAQYVVREEEMGEEEEVEREIIKQEESVDPDYWEKLLRHHYEQQQEDLARNLGKGKRIRKQVNYNDGSQEDRDWQDDQSDNQSDYSVASEEGDEDFDERSEAARRPSRKGLRNDKDKPLPPLLARVGGNIEVLGFNARQRKAFLNAIMRYGMPPQDAFTTQWLVRDLRGKSEKEFKAYVSLFMRHLCEPGADGAETFADGVPREGLSRQHVLTRIGVMSLIRKKVQEFEHVNGRWSMPELAEIEENKKLSQPSSPSPKTPTPSTPGDTQPNTPAPVPPPEEGVKVEEGASAKEQGEPSEPEKELGASAAETEVPMEQCAQPVETPPQEAKSPVNSTEADEKKVEETEGKERPDEPMEVESKADVEKVEDRAAIENPPDPPIITLDEKDEKKDDDKRDVVMLQNGEMLKESVDERHKKAIKQRFMFNIADGGFTELHSLWQNEERAATVTKKTYEIWHRRHDYWLLAGIINHGYARWQDIQNDPRYAILNEPFKGEMNRGNFLEIKNKFLARRFKLLEQALVIEEQLRRAAYLNMSEDPSHPSMALNTRFAEVECLAESHQHLSKESMAGNKPANAVLHKVLKQLEELLSDMKADVTRLPATIARIPPVAVRLQMSERNILSRLANRSSEPPPPPPPQQVLLSRPTGGPAAVSPWPSAVDLSAKLK